The genomic region ACTTATTTATTAGTATGAATACAAACAGATAAACCTAAACTCCCCAGTAAACACTCACCTCTCCATTCTTCCTGTGGAACACAAACCAGGTCGTTCTTTATTCAGTGAAAGCATAAAGACTCAAGATAAATGGAATTTATCTTCAGAAGATGATCCTTAAAATACAATGTATGATATCAACAACTGCCTTGCTGGTCCAGCTGAATCAAACCATCAATCTTCTGAGGCAACACGCACGAGCACAAAACCAGACTTATTATGATGGATAGGCTGCACGGCCTTATTCATTGCTAACTCCAGGGCATCAGGACCACAGCATGACATTAATGGCAAAAAAGGACAAGGATCACCTAACATATCGATGTTAAAAATCCAAACAGACTGATTTATCCCGCCAAAAGAAAGACTTCTAGCTCAAGATAGTGTCACCCAAGGCTTAATAAACTTAACTAAAAGCAATCTCATCTAAATTACGCAGAGATCAGTGTGGAATCTGCAGGTAACCGATATCTTGCCACTTATCATAGCACCCACCAGGAGCAACGATGAAATAATAACTTTGAAATAAACAGTTTGCACTGGTTTGGTTTGACGTAACTGATTATCTAATAATAACTATGTAGAGATCTTCTCTTCAGTCACAGATTGCCGGAATTTAACCCTGTCATAATAATCAAAGAATAAAGTTTAGGAATACTAAGCAGGCATCGAATAAAATAGTATTAAGTATAAAACTGAGTTGTATATGCTGTACCCCTGATGAAGTTTTCCCAGAAATTTCAACTGGATGTTGTATCAGCAATGCGCTATGCACTAAAGATCCAACACCTGACTCAGAAGTAACAAGCATCACGTCTCCCGTATTGATCATTTGAGAGGAACTGACCACTAAGTGCAATTAACAAAAGAAACCCGAAAAAAATCTCCAAGGACAAGAAATCTCCAGTCAAGCACTTCCTGGAAAGAAAAGACCCGGTACTGGTGGCAATTTGACCAGAAGCGCATTTGCTCCATGTCTTGAAATATATATGAAATCCCTTTAAATCTAAGCCCGGCACAACCTGAAATTAAGATTAAATGCATTGAAAGAACATCAGACAATCATGCAGATAAAGATACCAAGTAACAATTTACTGATTTTAATGGCAAGTTAAACCGAATCTCACGTAATGTGGCAAATAATGATGCAAATCCAAATACTAACACAAGATAACATGTAATCATTAACACAGCTTCTTAATAGCTCTcacataaaaatacaaaacttcCAGCACATTTCAGAACCAAGTTCAGACAAATAAATACCACAAACCACACAACGACAACATACAACAAACTTTAAGGCACTTAAGCTGTATGCTgtatcatataaataaattactaCAAAACTTAAATGTGATGTACAGATTCTTTCCTATTTCATTGTTGATACACATACCCAGGCCAACAAATGATTTCCGATCCTAAGCCGCATGCTACAAAATCACAACTTTGGTAATAGGATAACCTAAAGTCACAAAGGAACATCAGGGACAAAGTACATAGACCCCCACGATACGGTCATGAATTTCAACGATAATTTGTATAACCTCTAAGCCACCAAATGACCTTCAGCACAAAATTGGAATGTAGgaaaggaaggaagaaaaaccaaaaccagAAACAAGTCTATAGAAAAAATTGTTCCGGTTAACTTCGAGGTGCAGCAAATTACAGTTTTAGCCACAATACACTTTTAGCTAATGCTATAACCCAAGTGATCAATAACATTAGCAATTTATACAAGAGAACACAAACAGAATACAACCAATGAAAatttacaaacaaataaataaaagcctCAAATTACCAATTGGAGTTaagattaacaaaaataaaaaccaatatAAGCCGCGATATATCTCTGTTAAATAATacaatcagaaaaaaaaaatcaccaaacCTTAGAGcatgtttggtactctacttgaattcaactttttaaactcaaaaacaattttcaagttttaggccttaaaaacttgtttggtatgactattttaaaaaactgaactcaagactaactaaaaaatatagtctattatctaaaaacacaaaaaatgagtttttaaacttaaaactcactcctttcttttctcttcatcctcccctctcactccaaatctctatctctctctcttcttctttctctctcccccttctctctttttttttttttttttttacctttttcgtctctcctccaATTCGCTCTCTTCATTCTTTCGGTTTTTTCTCtcactcttcttcctctctatctcctcCGATTCtctcacttctttctctttcctccaatcatctcttactttctttcctcctctctcctctttctctctcaacccctttttttttttatctctttgtCCAGTTTAAattgtaagatttaaaatttttaaattgcataccaaacaagtttttgaatcttaaagaaaattgttttcaagaaaaattcttaagaaatgttttgagaaattataaaaaatttcaaataggataccaaacaagcccttaaTAACCCAGAGGATGAAAACCCTACAAGCCCCAAAATAGTCAAACTCTGAACCCCCTTCATTTCCCAGAacttctcagcaaccaaacatacTTCAAACCGAAATCGAAGAATCACATCCAGCCGAATACGTTAAAAAGCTAACCCTaatcctaaaatcctaaaatcccaaaatcccaaaacagAAATCGAAAAAAATCGCGATACAATCAACAAGGAACAAAACCAGAATATCCAAAACAAACAGaataaaattaattacaaaacaaatcaaattcaGAATTAAATCTAAACAAGAAGGGCAAATAAATTATAGGGGATCAGATCGGGAGAAAAGGAATCGAACCTGAAAGCCAAGCGGCATAACAACCGTCGCCTAGGACGGGAGGGGGTGGAATCCAGAGTTTCTTTTATGTCAAACCGACTTCGCTTAAACCCACCGAATTCTGATATGCTGCCACacagagaaatgagagagagagagagagagagcgcgatGAGAGAGAATGAAAGCCTTCGTGCCAACCAAGGAATTTACGTAATTTCTGCTTCCGTTTCGGCTATTTAGAGCTCCACTCCACGTTCTCACGGAGGCAAGGGATATTCTTGTCCTTTTATCGCGTGCTTGATCTTTTATGGgtcctctttcttttttaagCTAATTGTTTGGTGGGTTggatttttccctttttttttttttttttttttttaatacatcgatatatttttacattaagaattagattttttctttctttgttgtattttttttttttaatacatcgataATATTTGCCTAGAGGGAGATTCTAATCACTTGCACTATTCCCTGAAGATTGAGACCAAGCATTGACAATATTCGATAAATGGCTTCTTCCTTCCACTGTGTTAAAGTGGAAGCATATCTCTTGTAGTTGACACCAGAATTAAacttgactctctctctctctcttgtagttGAGGTTTCACAACATGAGCACACTTGAATTGAACCAGTAAGCACCAATAACAAACAAACTAGAGTTCAACGGAAGCGGTAGATTTCATTTAAGAAACAAAGAATCCTTCGTTCCTTtggtacacacacacacacagctTGCACATATTCAAATCATCGGATCACAGCTTGACGCGAAAAGAGAACAAATTATGAAAAATGGGAAAAGGGCAAAGATGAAAGATGAATTGTTCCAAGTACATTATAAAGAATATATCTATACGCAAAGCCCTTGTGGTTGATTGACTACCTTATTGGGTAACCGAGTCTTCAATGACAAATTTGTGTATTCTCGGCTTCTTATAGAATGAACTAATTCTCTGTGAATGGTATTCAACTTGCTTCTTTTGCTTCTATTCCTATTTCTGTCCCTCCAATAAATCAGCTTCCTTTGGGTTTCTCTGTTCATCACCTGGAAGTTCGATTCGATGAATACCAGAGTTTTTTCTGGCATATCAATATTTTCTCCTTCTCAATCCCATACTCAGTATCTTCTTTGCGGCATCCCCATCTCATCCCTTTGGCAATAGCCGCAACAGCATCCACTAAGTAGCTCGATTCTCGAACTATTGCATAGCCATTAGGTCGCAGGATTCGGTCCATCTCTAAGAGCACATATTTCATTTCGCATCTGCCCAAGTTTACTATTATTAGAACCATTTATACAGTTGATTACCTACTCTGCATGTGTTATGCACTTCCTATGTTGAATTAGGCAAGAGTGCATAAAAACTTAACGTCTAAGATTAACTAGTTAATTCAATATGCcgaattaacataatttttcaaaatatatttcatGTGCCCATATAAAGACAAGCCCATTTTTTACCTGTGGCTTTCGGCAGTAAAGAAGCCATCAAGATGTAGAAGATCATAAGTTCGAGGATAAGTAGAAAAAGCTTCACACCTGCCAAAAGAGAACAAATAAACCAACACAAAAAACCACAGGATTTTATAACAATGACCAAAATGAGAGGTGCACCCAAAGTATGCTATTTATGCAGATCAAAGCCTTAATGCCCATATAAATGAATTTCAAATTACCAATCATGGAAAGTTCCGATAAGGCCTCGATCATAGACCACAGGTAATGTATTTGCAGCATAGGAAGAGACGACATTCATGACCCACAAGGGATATTCAATCGTGGCCGCGGCAAAACCACCATATACCGTATTCATGTCCATAACATTTCTGATCTTATCTGTTCCAATTGCCGGGAGCAACTTTTTGTAATGCTTCATTCGAACCCTCCAATTTCTGTCATCACGCTTGAAAGCACTAGCACTCCCACCATGCACATCAGATATACGCTCTGGTGCAACATGCAACCGCTCTGGCCATCGAGGGATGGCTTTCAAAGCTGACTTTTTTAGCTTTGGGTCTGGAACTACAACACAAGAGCGTAATGGAGTGTACCATCCTGAATCTGGTTCGAGGCTATCATCACACTTTGCAGGATAGGTGTCTGGCTCAGAAAGTTTATTGTAGCAACTGCTGTCTGACTGTTTCTGCCAAACAGCAATATCATCCTTCTTGTTGTACAATTTAAAGCACAGTGAAGTTAGCAGTTCTTGCAACTTTTCATAATCTGATTTCTGCTCTTCTATGGTTGTGTTCCACCCACGCCAGTGGTTTTCGTAGTTGACAGGTGGACCAGACAGGACCCAGAAACCTCCAGGACGGAGTATACGATGAATTTCTAGAAGGTAAATTCCACCTGACAGCAGGACACTAGTCATTAGCACAACTGGTAACACCACCACCAACCCCCAAACtctaaaagataaataaaatctCCAAGTTCCTAAAGTTGGTACTATGCTATTGCTAATTTGAAAACTGGTTCCAGCAGCTGGACATTAAGCTCTATAAAATGAATTATATTCTTTAGAACTGAAAGAGTTTTTAAACAATTTCATAGAAGAAATACCAAATTCCGTCCATGGGATGAGGCATCTTGAGCAGTGAGCCATATCAAATGAGTTTGAAGGGAAAGGAAGTCTCTGTGTAGAAATGATGCCAAGAATAGCAGGAATTCCACGCTCCAGAGCAAACTGAACCTGAGCTTCATGATTATCTCTTGGGGCGAGAGAAACAGTTAAAATCCCACGGTCTAACAAATCACCTCCCCAACTTGCAACCTAGAAATTATACAATTAAAGAGGTTAACTTCTGTAGATTCTCACAACTTTAATTACTTAGCAGTTTGTGCTGCTTCAAGCACAATAAGGAAATAGATTATTACATTAGTAAATAAATTTCAATCATGAAATAGGGAAAGAAAGGTGcgatgaaatttaaacttgcaTTTTACTAATATCAAAAAGGCAACATGCTTTCACTCACCAGAAATTTTCAGCTAAATTTGAACATGATAAATCGGGAAAATGTAAAAGAGGATGAAAGATGGACTCACCCCACACCCAGTATCAATGGCAGTTCGAACAGTCCCATCTTTCATTTCTGGAATAAGATCTTGCATCAAATCGACATATGCAGAAACGCCTCTAGGAAACATAGTTCCCCCACCAGGAAAGAAAAACTTATCCCCTTCTTTTCTCAGCCAATTCTGATTGGACTTCTGTTTGTTAATCCAATCATATGGCACATTCCTGAAACCAAATCCACATGGTAAATTCAGTGAAACTTTTAACTCTTTTTagggaaaaataataattgagaCTTAACTGGAAACTTTTGACTGTACATAGGTCTTAGGCATCAAGCTGTCAACTATTTACCTGTACCAACATTCGTCCCTGCTATTTGGCCATCTGATTGGTAGCTTGTAGCCATCTGGAGGTGGAACTAAGCATTCTTTCCTCTCAAATACTGAAGGGCAGTGCCGTTCCATGAAAGTAAGCCGATGAACACCATACTTTCTCCACCTCTGTACAATAAGCAGCCACAATCTGATAAGCATCTAGCAGTGTGTAAATTCCGAAAAAGGATAAAGTACCATAAAAATGATTAAGCAGTTACCCTTGGATCCGTGCACGGGGTGTAGTCTTGATAGTCACTGCTGCATTCAGCAAAGGTAACAGGTTTTACATGGAGAGATGATTGAACTGCCTTTTTGACATCTTCGACCTTGACAGGCTCAATTTTGTTCTTCTCAGAGCAGAAGATTCCACCAAGATAGAATGAAAACCCGCATAGCAAAACAAACAAGATTGTCATAGGGACAATCCTGGTACCTTGGGTTCCCGGTTTTCCATCTTTATGTTTCATCATCTCAGAAATTATTAACTACCTGCACACATACAAGGCTAGATATCTTCATGATTGTGGGATATACGATTTAAAAAATACTGATCTGCTACGATTCACCGCAAAGAGCACGCACAATTTTATTCATGTAATCAGGCACCCAAACCAGACTGGTCACAAGCTACAAGGGATTTATTTTGTTCCTCAAAGGCAACTTCTTCTACATTTACAAACCAACTTCACTAAAAGAAACACATGTTCAATTTCAACCAATCTTAAACCttgaccgaaaaaaaaaaagaaaaaagaaacatatGACTCAAATATTAAACACGGGAAGCACAAAATACGTTGTGGATCACACACAGAAAAGGTGAGACTCAAATTCGGATCGATCCAGATCCAGCTCATGGATAGCAACTGCActaaattcaccaaaaaaagtAACGCAGAAAACATAAACGACTGGAATGATGGCAACTACCGACACTTTCTACTTTCCATGTCAAACCTCCCTTATGTCTTTCACATGGTAATGGGCCCTAACTACATCAAACTCCACCTTTCCTGTATTTTTCACTTCCCACTGAGCCAGAATGGCCAACCAAATATCAATCAAGCCATGGAAATCAAGAAAAGCAAAGTATTCAATAATTTCATCATTTCTTGAAGCCTAAGAAATGTTTTTTATGCATGATTCATCGTAACCACTGCTTGCCAATCAGCTACTGCTTCCTTTCTCAATCATCAAATTGCTACATTATATGACCTCAtatcaaagaaacaaacaaacgcTCAAAATCATGGCAAGAAATGCACCTCAATTTCGTCGAAacgaagcaaaaagaaaaaccaaaagatTAAGTGTTGAAGGCTGATTGCAGGCCTCCGAGTGCTTCATATTcatacaaaagaaaaggaaagacagATCAAAACTACCCATTTGCCAAAAAGATTTACCAAGCattgcataaaaaataaaataaaataaaataaaaacgagaAAACCCCAATTTTTGAAAAACCAGGAGATAAATTAAGCATTTTGCAATTGGCAAAAGTGAAAAATCCCGTGCGATCACCGCCGTCCAATAATAggaaattaaaacagaaaacaaagatGGGGTGCTGTCAAAAACCAGATCCAAGGTGCAGAAGAAACCCATTAACAAGATGATCGTAATGTGTTCGACGAAATTacacaaagaagaaaaacatgagATCTGACGGAGCAAAGGTACTAACAGTAAGAGAAGAATAAGAAGCTAACACAGCAGATGGATAACTAGTACCtttatctctttctctctctgcgtACAGTGACTATCTCTCTCTACAATATCTCTGCAATCAATGGTTGTTTCATGAATTGAATCCCACAAACCCCAAATGGAGGTTGAAAATTAAATGGGTTTTTAATTTTCTGGGTGAAAATCTCTCTGttcaagagaaagaagaaacagAGAGAAGAGGAATAGAGATTCCTGGGGTGGGCTTTAGCTTGGATAAAGGGATATGGGAAGAACACAGTGGAagggatctctctctctctctctctctctctctctctgagctTTAAGCACAGGAAGGGATGAGCGTCATATAAAAGCATACAAACAAGCTTGAGCTTTCAGACTCCTCTGCTTCGCAgctctttctctttttctttgtttttctatgCGGTAATAGTGGTAACTTCTTTCTTTGtcttccatttcattttcacatgcattgcatcCTCTCATTATTATTTGAGATATTTCTCGGTTTTTCTCCTCAATTTGTAAAAAGAtgtcaatttttcttttgaattttaatttttatcgattatctttgaatttttttaattagtcaatttttttctgaactttaattttagccgattgttcatctaaaattttataaataaccaatttTCCCGTAAcgttagattttaaaattttttatccaatttttcattcattttgcTTCTATACAATTATCGTGCGTTGTCTGTGTGATCAAAATGGATGcaaaatttgatgaaatttttttaaatctaacGTCAAGTGGAAAATTggatatttataaaatttaggaggataattggctaaaattaaaattcaaggaGAAAATTGGCTCATTATAAAAATTTAGAGGATTAAtcggttaaaattaaaattcagaaaaaaattGACAGACTTATACAAGTTCAGATTGCAAGTCGACAAATATGTTGTGGTTTTATCCTTTCTACTTTTAACTAATTgttaatttactttttaaactatttttttcctCCAATTTACTATGTGAACTATATAAAATGACCAATCTAGAATTACCGTTTAGTTTACCAACTGTCCCTCGAATTTACAACCGTTTTAATCATGTATGATATTTATCGGGGCAGATCCCTTGATATACGATTAATCACATATTTTCAAACAAGTAAATATGGTCGTTAATGGTTTTGCTAATTATACGCATCCCATAACCAAACTCGTAATTGTATTGATAATTTTTCTCAtgtaatagttttttttttttttttttttttacatactATAGCGTTGATGAGTTAAATTGTTGAAAGTTAGGAGATAGGAGGATCGTTGGGGATTGAATTTGCATTAGGGTGTGTAGGCATTATTACTTTCTTTTATTGTGGTAAAACATCACTTGCTCATTGTGTAATAATTATGTTACATTCTGATAAGTTTGAAAATAAGATTGGTCGAAGATTCTCTCTAGaagttatttttttctttctaaaaaaaaatatatattataaatacattCCTTCaagtatttattttaaaagttttgaatttttatcctAGATTAAGGACATCTAAATCAAGCTTTGgtgaatattttattttgcaatggGACTTATATTTTCTGGTTAAGAAGTATGGCTTACCTTAGAAATATTGATGTCCATATACTTGCGTCAGAATCTCCATATAGTGTAATCCAATTTTACTTTACTTTGttgctttttattttccttttttctcatCAAGCAATAACATATTCTTCACTTCCACCTTTTATCTCTAATAAGATTGTATCAATTTATAACCCCTCCCTCAAACTTTACCAAACTCAAACCTCAATGTATAAGCCCTCCATCAAACTTTAGTAAAATGCATAACACAACGGTTTAACCTATTTAGTAAACTTTCAACATCATGAACATGACCATCACCACCACAGTCACCATTTCTCCACCACCATCACTCATGGATTGGCGCTACCTTAGAATCACCAACACCTTTACTACCACCACATTTTTATAGCGATAAACACACTCCTAC from Pyrus communis chromosome 4, drPyrComm1.1, whole genome shotgun sequence harbors:
- the LOC137731029 gene encoding probable methyltransferase PMT21, translated to MMKHKDGKPGTQGTRIVPMTILFVLLCGFSFYLGGIFCSEKNKIEPVKVEDVKKAVQSSLHVKPVTFAECSSDYQDYTPCTDPRRWRKYGVHRLTFMERHCPSVFERKECLVPPPDGYKLPIRWPNSRDECWYRNVPYDWINKQKSNQNWLRKEGDKFFFPGGGTMFPRGVSAYVDLMQDLIPEMKDGTVRTAIDTGCGVASWGGDLLDRGILTVSLAPRDNHEAQVQFALERGIPAILGIISTQRLPFPSNSFDMAHCSRCLIPWTEFGGIYLLEIHRILRPGGFWVLSGPPVNYENHWRGWNTTIEEQKSDYEKLQELLTSLCFKLYNKKDDIAVWQKQSDSSCYNKLSEPDTYPAKCDDSLEPDSGWYTPLRSCVVVPDPKLKKSALKAIPRWPERLHVAPERISDVHGGSASAFKRDDRNWRVRMKHYKKLLPAIGTDKIRNVMDMNTVYGGFAAATIEYPLWVMNVVSSYAANTLPVVYDRGLIGTFHDWCEAFSTYPRTYDLLHLDGFFTAESHRCEMKYVLLEMDRILRPNGYAIVRESSYLVDAVAAIAKGMRWGCRKEDTEYGIEKEKILICQKKLWYSSNRTSR